The proteins below are encoded in one region of Citrobacter enshiensis:
- a CDS encoding IclR family transcriptional regulator, whose translation MAETSQGVNSVDIAVNILTFVASQNGQTRAIDIATGCNLSKSRLHKYLVSLCRTGMLYQNEKGLYSLGTTTLQLAGNQVYERDPIRQLNDVLIAFRDTYNRSTGVVVATNEGLVLKHYNRSFRNVDIDFLPNTPVPLDASSAGQVFMSYSRYQAQNQTQAQLIEQIRSQGYAVRHNPTQGIPGAQSIACPLRNKNGELVAIAVTMGFFSTEAIPQIADQLVRSVAALHLQD comes from the coding sequence ATGGCTGAAACATCGCAAGGGGTAAATTCGGTTGATATCGCTGTCAACATTCTGACGTTTGTTGCCAGTCAAAACGGTCAGACGCGGGCAATAGATATCGCCACCGGATGCAATCTGTCCAAGAGTCGTTTACATAAGTATCTGGTTTCGCTCTGTCGAACCGGCATGCTGTATCAAAACGAGAAAGGACTTTATTCTCTGGGGACCACTACTTTGCAGCTGGCGGGGAATCAGGTTTACGAACGCGATCCTATCCGTCAACTTAATGATGTATTAATTGCTTTTCGTGATACCTATAACCGCTCAACCGGCGTCGTTGTTGCGACAAACGAAGGATTGGTGCTGAAACACTACAATCGCAGTTTCCGTAACGTGGATATAGATTTTCTGCCCAATACGCCCGTTCCGCTTGATGCCAGTTCAGCAGGGCAAGTGTTCATGAGTTACTCCCGCTATCAGGCGCAGAATCAGACGCAAGCGCAACTCATTGAACAGATACGGTCTCAGGGCTATGCGGTACGCCATAATCCGACGCAAGGGATCCCTGGCGCACAGTCGATTGCTTGCCCGCTACGGAATAAAAATGGAGAGCTGGTTGCGATTGCGGTGACGATGGGATTTTTCAGTACAGAAGCCATCCCGCAGATTGCCGACCAGTTGGTGAGAAGCGTCGCGGCGCTTCATTTGCAGGATTAA
- a CDS encoding molybdopterin-dependent oxidoreductase, with the protein MDALSNIRLKRRTLLKGLGVVGLSSLGSTFLTLRQANGSPLPRFRLKQADYQTFRSTCAMECLHCNLTAYVWKDRLMKIEATKGFNVKCCLRGISRTKWVYHPLRLTQPLLRTGEKGEGKFKPISWDAALDLIEQKIRETIATDGNKGLLLTAASGNMDSIKNDMGKAFFDYLGGSTKTAGSLCCAAVTAAMMPMVGLRYADTRDTIADSRYILCWGNNPAVTMHAYFKHYSQAQRNGARLVVIDPRFNETAAKADEWVPIVPGTDIALALGMINIIMQEKRYDADFLRAHTGAVYLVDKQQQLMRADPKEADSYLVFDTLTQTLKRHDAPGVMPALLSDELPASSDFTTVLDNVWAQAKPWTAQKVEEETDVPAQTVLRLARDYASTQPAMIVQNMSGAQRTEFGTYVAASQFYLALITGNIGKAGAGVCDAGGVRQMAKFSPIVPPAPNAAKIPSIPIPKIGDWVVNEKPHAIKFWWNMTLGAMTQLPNTNQVREAFKKVPFVVVADNLMSSSALYADLVLPVTTIFEDVSLMAGVRSHYVQLMEKAVEPPGEAKPDYWIFARLAERFGFGEVFNQPIEHYIDTCLKGSGITREMLKKGPVCPVEEEWIPFKDGQFRTSTGKAHLYIEEWAKKNFLPVVTWKQVKESVKGSPDLARQYPLMAVQRKLARSVHSSHGMNEWILEVQRNRPNVMIHPEDARQRQIQSGEWVVVFNHRGEHRAIADVTTHIKRGVVSLDNGWWEQQGGSSSHVTNDQVEVLGNGHCCNSTLVDVRREA; encoded by the coding sequence ATGGACGCATTGAGCAATATCCGATTAAAAAGAAGAACCCTGTTAAAAGGGTTAGGTGTGGTGGGGTTGTCCTCATTGGGATCGACGTTTCTGACGCTACGCCAGGCCAACGGCTCTCCTTTACCCCGATTTCGTCTTAAGCAAGCGGATTACCAGACGTTTCGGTCGACCTGTGCGATGGAATGTTTGCACTGCAACCTGACGGCGTATGTCTGGAAAGACCGTTTAATGAAAATTGAAGCGACGAAAGGCTTCAATGTGAAGTGCTGTTTGCGGGGAATTAGCCGAACGAAATGGGTCTACCACCCGCTACGCTTAACGCAACCGCTGCTGCGTACGGGCGAAAAAGGCGAAGGTAAATTTAAGCCGATCAGCTGGGATGCCGCGCTGGATCTTATTGAACAGAAAATCAGGGAAACGATCGCCACTGACGGCAATAAAGGTTTACTCCTTACCGCCGCTTCCGGGAACATGGACTCCATCAAGAATGATATGGGCAAAGCCTTCTTCGATTATCTCGGTGGCAGTACAAAAACGGCTGGCTCGTTATGTTGCGCCGCAGTCACCGCCGCCATGATGCCGATGGTTGGCCTGCGCTATGCCGATACCCGCGACACGATAGCGGACAGCCGCTATATCCTGTGCTGGGGAAACAATCCGGCGGTCACCATGCACGCCTATTTTAAACATTACTCACAGGCGCAACGCAACGGCGCGCGACTGGTGGTGATCGACCCCCGATTTAACGAAACGGCGGCGAAAGCCGACGAGTGGGTGCCGATTGTGCCTGGTACCGACATCGCGCTGGCGCTAGGGATGATCAACATCATCATGCAGGAGAAACGCTATGACGCTGATTTCCTGCGTGCGCATACCGGTGCGGTTTATCTGGTGGACAAACAGCAGCAGTTGATGCGTGCCGACCCCAAGGAAGCGGACAGCTATCTGGTGTTCGATACGTTGACCCAGACCCTGAAACGCCACGATGCACCCGGCGTCATGCCTGCATTGCTGAGTGATGAATTGCCCGCCAGCAGTGATTTTACCACCGTGCTTGATAACGTATGGGCACAGGCGAAGCCCTGGACGGCGCAGAAGGTAGAGGAAGAAACCGATGTACCCGCGCAGACGGTGCTACGCCTGGCACGAGATTACGCGTCAACGCAGCCGGCGATGATTGTCCAGAACATGTCCGGCGCGCAGAGAACCGAATTTGGCACTTACGTTGCGGCCAGCCAGTTTTACCTCGCGCTGATCACCGGCAATATCGGCAAAGCCGGGGCGGGGGTTTGCGATGCTGGTGGCGTCAGACAGATGGCAAAATTTTCGCCCATCGTCCCTCCGGCCCCCAATGCCGCCAAAATTCCCTCCATTCCTATTCCTAAAATCGGTGACTGGGTTGTTAACGAGAAACCGCACGCGATTAAGTTCTGGTGGAACATGACGCTGGGGGCCATGACACAACTGCCGAATACCAATCAGGTCAGAGAAGCCTTTAAAAAAGTGCCGTTTGTGGTGGTAGCCGACAATCTCATGAGTTCGTCTGCGTTGTATGCCGATCTGGTGCTCCCGGTCACGACCATTTTTGAAGATGTCAGCTTAATGGCGGGCGTGCGCAGTCACTATGTGCAATTGATGGAAAAAGCGGTGGAGCCGCCGGGAGAAGCAAAACCCGATTACTGGATTTTTGCCCGCCTGGCCGAGCGCTTTGGCTTTGGTGAGGTCTTTAACCAGCCCATTGAACACTACATCGATACCTGCCTTAAAGGCTCGGGCATTACCCGTGAAATGTTGAAAAAAGGGCCGGTATGTCCTGTTGAAGAAGAGTGGATCCCGTTTAAAGACGGGCAGTTCCGCACGTCGACCGGCAAAGCGCACTTGTACATAGAGGAGTGGGCGAAAAAGAATTTCCTACCCGTGGTGACCTGGAAACAGGTGAAAGAGTCGGTAAAAGGTTCGCCTGATCTGGCGCGTCAGTATCCGCTAATGGCGGTGCAGCGCAAACTGGCGCGTAGCGTGCACTCCAGTCACGGCATGAACGAATGGATCCTTGAGGTTCAACGTAACCGCCCGAACGTGATGATTCACCCTGAAGACGCCCGTCAGCGTCAGATTCAGTCTGGAGAGTGGGTCGTGGTGTTCAATCATCGCGGTGAACATCGGGCGATTGCCGACGTGACCACGCATATCAAACGCGGGGTGGTGAGTCTGGATAACGGTTGGTGGGAACAACAGGGCGGAAGCAGCAGCCATGTCACTAACGATCAGGTGGAAGTGTTGGGGAATGGACACTGTTGCAACAGTACGCTGGTGGATGTGAGAAGGGAGGCATAA